GATACTCGTAGATGATCGGGTGCTGCTCACCGCACACGACGTGGGTACTGGGAGGGATTGCTTTGGCGAACGACCGTGCGATGTCAGCTCGGGTTTCGCCGAGCGTGTCTTGATGATCACGACGGATGTTGGTCAGAACAATAACGTGTGGGTCCAGGAACGATTCGTTAATCAGACGGGTCGTGTACTCCGTGATACCTTGATTCTCGAAAATTGCGACATCATCAGGAGCGTATTTCGCGAGTTTTGGGACGTATTCTCTGAAAACGTCGATATTTTCATACAGGGTCGTTCTGGGTCCTTCGCGGTTCAACGGGACCACACCACCATTGTGGATCAGATGTGGCTGATTACCTGTGATTTTTGTTAGTGTGTCGTTCCCGCGACGTCTTAACACGTCGTCGAGTCGGCGGGTAGTCGAAGATTTGCCACGGATACCAGAAACGACGATCCGGGTGTCGATCTTCTGGAGCGCTCGACGGTGTTTGAACCCCCGGATTGGGAGCGTCGCTAACGATCGAAGCGCCGCCAGTATCGATGTTGAGCCGACATCGAACGATGATGGCTGGTCCTGGTTCCTGAAGATGAACACGGTCTCTGTGACGCTAGCATATGTACAGAATTCCGTTGCAGCCGTCAGCGCGCCAGATTCGGTTTCGTATGCCGACGTTGATCGCGCAAGCACGTCGCCGTCCGCAGTAAGAACCCACTCGTACTGGCCGGCAACATCGACAGTCGCACACTGCACGTCAGTAACGTGGTCACCTGCGTGGGTACCGTTGAACTGTTGCTCCGGCAGATCCTCAACGACTGATGCCGCTGCACGGACGCGATTGACGGCCGCGCGAGCCTGATCGGGTGAAGAAAACGTCTCCTTCGACGGGTTCAAGACGAGGCTGTCGATTCGCAATCGCCACCGCCACCCGGCGTCGGTGTCGTACACCTCGAAGCGAATCCCCTCGGTCATGGGTCCATCTCTCGCGATGTCTCATCAAGCGGAGTGGCAGTCTCGTGGGCAGTACTAGGTTGGTTCAAAATGGATCGATCGGAAATCGCTTCCTCGTCGGGTTTCCGAATCGTTCGCCACTCAGCGTACCCGAAGCAGACGGCGATGATACTCAAGCCTATTACTGCTTCGGTGATGCCGAACTGGCGGGGGAACCCCCTCGGTAGGACTGCTCCGGTGAGCCTCGTCAAGCACAGCAAGGATACGAACGATCCAAACTGAAGCGGGACGAACAACCGTCGACTTGATGGCTGTGCGACGTGGACGTTGTACGCGTTCACCCCCGCGAGAATCCCGACAAAGAACGCCGAGAGACCGCGTGTGATTCCCAGTTCGATCGACAACGGCACGGCCGCGACGATGCCAAACGCTGCCCCGATACCGACGAGTACGCGCCCGTACAACAGCGATGAATAGTGAATCGCTTGCACGGCGACATACGATATCACGATTAGACAGATGTATAGATAGACGAGCCGGCGGTCCGCAAGCGAGAAGATCGCAAGCAACGCCACCGAAACCACACCGATACGGATGTCATACCGCTCGCGGACACGTTCTGACAGGAGCATCCCGATCGCGAACAACAACACGGTTACAAGCCGGGGGAGGATAACCGGCGACAAGGGCTCGTTGACGGCAACGCCTTTCCACGTCGCCACATCTGCTGTGCGTGAGTAGAGCGTAACGGGCGCCGCAGTCGCAAGTGTGGGTGCAAACTCCGCCGAGACGAGATACCATCCAAGCCCGAACAGACATCCGAACAACACCGCTGCGGTCAGTAGGTCCCAGCGACGGGTCTCTGCGTCGAGTTGGTGATAATTATATGCGGCAAGGCCAGGCAGAATACTCCCGACAAACACGACGGTCTGAAAGATATCTCGAATAAGAAAGCCAAAGGTCAGGAAGATTGTGACCGGTATCAGACTCCCGATGAGGATCGCGTAGATCAGTTCGGCACGACCATAGATCAGCGTGTTGTTCTTCAGTAGGCTCAGTCCGAGGTACGCGACCGCGGCACTGAGGACGTAGATCGGCAGCATGACGAAGCTTTTCAGTGTGTACACGGCGAGAATCGGTATCGCAATCGTGCCTCCCAGCCGGTAGCCGTACACCTGTGTCAATCCCACCACTGCGAGGAGTCCGAACGCGGTGACGATGACTGTGACGATCACTGCCAGCGCACCTCACCGTTGACCGGGACTGCACGGACGGTCGCTCCGGACGAGCCTCGGATAGCATCGAACTGCCGGCCACCGGCGACATCGGCCGGCTCCCACTCGACGAGGCTCAGCGTGTCGAACGCCACACGCAGAATGTCGACGCCGTCTGGTGGGGTCAAGAGCAGGAAGACGTCGATATGTGTGGCATCGTCGGGCCGCTCAAGATCGAGTGCGAAATCGGTCCATTCACGCTCCGTCGACGCGAGCGACGTCTCCTGGGATTGGAACGAACTCCCGGCGGTATCGTCGTACCACGAGACGAGCAGGCGAAGCTCTCCGTCTGCGTTCGTTCGGTACGTTCCTGATAGCGTGAAATCCTCGTTGGAGACTGGCAGGCGGTTCCACGGCGACAGCAATGCTCGGTTCTCGTTCGCTCGAACGCGTACGAGTTCGATACCGCCAGACCCGTCTTGCCCGATAGGTTGGTCGCTGCCACGCGATTCACGGCCGTAGCGCCACAGCGTGCCTTCGTACGCGTCGCTGTCGACATCGTGATCGTCGAACGATCCGGTGATGAACCGTTCGCGACCGAGTTGCACCGAGTCATCGGATTCAGTAACCCACCCGCGGGCTCTGCGTTGAATCCCACCGTCGAGGGTCAACTGTTCGGGTGGATATCTTTCGTCGTCAGGCCGGTACGCTACTGTATCGTCGGCGATCGTGAACGAACTGTCCGAGAGTCCGGCGAGTTCCCACGTCAGCCGGTTTCGGAGCGGTCCGGTCACGCCACGTGGGACGTACCCTTCAATGAGGATCGGTTCTGCTCGTGCCGACTGTATTCCGTCCGGAGTGACTGTCACCTGTAGGACAAACGACCGATATGTGGCCCACAGGTTCTGGTCGAAAAAGAGGTTCCCCATTGACCACGCGACGAGCGCGCCGTCGCGGGTCTCGAGTCCCCCCGACACGTGTGGGTGGTGGTTTACCACCAGATCCGAGCCGGCAGCGATCGCGGTGTCGGTCAGGTTCTGGAGTTCCCGCGTGGGCGTCCGTTGGTACTCCTCGCCGCCGTGGATCTGTGTCACGACCACATCCGCACGGTCGATTGCAGCCTGTACGCCGGCGCGGATCGTCTCGGGCGTCGCTTCGGCAACCCCTGCACGATCCCGAACCGAGAGGGTTTGGCCGTCGCGGTTGACAGTGTACGTCGCAGTCGTCTCGTCAGCCGCCCAGTCGCGGTCGTACTGTCTGCCCGCGGTCGTCGTCACCGAAACGAAGCCGACGGTCACCCCGTCGCGTTCGAGAACGGCCGGAGCAATGGCGGTGGAGGGGTCCGAACCGGCGCCGGAATGGCCGATACCAGCCTCATCGAGGGACTCAACCGTCTCCTCAAGCCCCGGCGTGAGGGCATCGAAGGCGTGCGTGTTCGCAAGTGCCGCGTAATCGATTCCGGCATCGGCCATCGCCGCTGCAGCGACGGGATGGCTGGTGAAGACGAACGCCTTCGATGGATGCCGCCATTCTGATGACGTCAGCGGTGTCTCTAGGTTGATCGACGCAATATCGGCGTCCCGGAAGAGCGGCGAAACCGAGTCGAGCAATCGGTCATGAGAGTCCCGGCGGTCGCCCGGTTGTAACCGGTAATAAAACCGAAGCGGATCGTCTCTCGGTTCGTAGTATCGCCGTCCAAACATCACGTCTCCGCCGAACGCTAAACTGACCGCCTCCTCTCCCGAAGCCAGCGTGATAGTCCTCGTCGAGCCTGGTGCGATTGCCCTCGTGACTGAGCTGTGTTCCGGGTGGTCGAAGCGAACCCAAGCCGGGAAACCACCGAGAGAGAGGTCGTACGTTCCGTCGACGTCGGTCGTGGCTCGTGCGATTTCGCTGCCATTTCGATAAGCGGTCACCGACGCGTCCGATAGCGTGTCACCACCTGTGGAGACGGTTCCGGTGGCTGCCGGCTCGTCGCCAGCGGTGCCTGAAACTGTTTGTCGAATTCGCTGAGAACATCCAGCGAGAGAGGTCATTCCCGCGGCTGTGAGTCCCAATACCTTTCGTCTCTTCAATTTAATTGATATATTGTTTCTACATATTTGAGATCAACGATATATCGGAGACGTTGTTCGTTATCGGATGTCAACACTGGATCAGCGGTCGGTACTTATTATCAGACTAGTATCATAATGGGTGGAAACCTGTGAGTGCGGGGCCGTCAGTAGCTTTGGCTGTCCGTTGCCAATCGCGTGAAGGAGGGACTTAACGAGCTCAGCGACGAGGCGATCATGCGTGATGAGAGTCTCGCCCGGCACGTCTTCTTTCAACTCGGCGCCTACGAGAGAGCATCAGTCCCGACGTACGACCAGCACGCCATGGGGATTCGTCACCACGATCAGCTCGATCGTGCCCTTGAGGAAGAGGAAGACAGCCAGATGCTCTGCATCGTCCCCGCAGACATCCACTTCTAATCGATATGTCCCGAATTACCAACTGGCCACGAGAGAGTCACACACCAACGCTCGCGTATCGAAACAGTGAATTCGGAGAGCGTTCCCTCCTGCATCAAGCGCCGGACTCCTACGGTTCAAGTGGCGCGGGTCGATCCTCGTCGATCCTCGTCGATAACTATCCGACCTGTGACGAAGTTGTGTGCCCTCAGTGAGAAGATATTACGATTTTGTGAATTAATTCAAGTGGTGCTACATGTCTATCCGAGGCAATTATAATCGTGAAGGGAGAATTAGAAATAAACCGTGAATTACTGGTCAATTATTCTTATAACCAAACTACTACACCCATCGCGGTTGCGGTCGTAACTGCATTTTTCGAAAGCAGGAGAAAATGTTGGAATCGATAAAGAAACGTTGTCCGATTCCGTCAATCCAAATGCTCTTGAGACACTAATCTCTGATTCAGATGCTCCGACCACAATCTCAATCTAATCATGGGGATACTCCGTTCTGATCGACTCTGAATTGATCCAATTCTTCGAGAATACTAAATCTGGTAGTGGATAATCTCAATCGGGAAATACCGTCGTGCTGTATTTGCGCTGTACATTCAGCACAACTCAACGGTACTCCCAACCCGCCAGCATGAGGACGACCACGGATGTCTCATCACAGCCAACCCGGGACAGAATGGGCAGATCGTCATCGGCGGACACTCACGACTCGGCACACTCACGAAGATGTTCTCACCGACCGTCAGTTTGAATTTCTACTGGAAGCATGCTCGGCCCTTCCAGCACCACACGATTTTGAAGCGCGATTTTATTTGTCTCCTCGCAGGGCGACTCGGGCTTCGCGCTGGGGAGATTGCACATTTCCAGACCGCGTGGGTGAACTGTAACCGCCGCACGATTCGCATCCCACAACACGAACCGTGCCAGTGCGGGTACTGCCGACGGCAGACTCGACAGGAAACTGCCCACAATGACGGCCTTTGTGTCGAGGATGCTATCGCATCTCGCTGGCATCCGAAGACAGTGGACTCGGCTTGACTCATTCCGTTTGACCTCTCGACTGGAGCTGTGTGTCGAGTGTTTTGCTAACAGATACGATACGATACGTTTCCCCGGTCACGGTCAACAATCAACAGACGAGTACAGGCTGCCGCGAGCGCAGCTGATCTCCCGGGACGTGTCTATCCACACTGTCTGCGAGCGACCGCCGCCAGCTACCACGCCTACAAGGGTGTCGCCCCGGTGCCGCTCCAAGCTCTAATGGGGTGGAGCGATCTGGCGACTGCGCAGAAATACAGCCGTATCTCGGGGACAGCAACGGCTGATGCACTGCGTCGTGTCCATCACGGATAGGGACCTCTCAAACGTCGCTCAGTAGCGACGTGGCCGATACAGAGTGCGTATCGGTCATGGAATCTTGTAGAGTTGAATGAATTGTACACTGACTCCTGTCTGACGAGGATTTAAATCACCTGCTGAGGGACGTTACTCTGCCCTGCAATGGGCACCCAAATCCCCGCTATCGAAAGGCCGCTCATCGACCCCCCCCGCGGCCTGCGCGATAACTCCCTGCCCTCCTCCCCAGCGCCGCTACTGCGTACTCCACACCCGAAATGATCGCTCACTACCAGAATCGTCGGCGGCGAGCTGACGGATGACTTACTAGAGCTAGATCCATAGAATTTTATCCACTCACTCAAAGAATGCATTGCTGGCGCAAGCTAGCAGCACCGGTTCGGCACGATAACTGTCGATCCGTCAGGAAGAGGTTTAGCGGACCTAATCCGCTTCCTTAAGAAATTTACCAGTTCGTCGTGCAGGTACTCGATCCACCGACGGAAGGAACCTCGACCGATCCCGAGAGCGACGAGGACGACCCCGGTGATCCAGGCGCTCGGAAAGACTCGGCATAGCGCACACTGCGGACGCGACGAGTGTGCTGGCGGCCACTCCCCGGGGTTCGTCTCGGTCGATCCGTGTCATCCGTCACACGTCGCCGGTGTCGACCGGGACACGGATCATCCCTAGCGTCCGGAAATCGTCCTCGAAGGCGAAGATGTGGTCGATGAAGATACGAGCGCATACCCCCGTCTTTAGGCGGGGGTCAAGCGGACAATAGCCTACACTCCCACCGACGACGCTACGGCTGGATTTCCCACCGTTCTATCGGTAGTATTAAGACGCCGACGGACCATAGTGTGCAACACGGATGAAGACCACACGGCACGCGACCTACAACCTCAACTACCACATAGTGTGGTTGCCGAAGTACCGTCAATCGGTACTCGTCAACGAAGTCGCCAGCCGTGTGAAAACCATCCTCCACGAAATAGCCGACGACAAAGGCGTCGAAATTCTCGACCTCACCGTACAGCCCGACCACGTTCACCTGTTCGTCAGTAGCCCGCCCAAGAACGAACCGGCGCTACTCGCCAACTGGTTCAAGGGTATCTCCTCACGCAAGTACAACCACCGATACGCCGACCACGACGGCGAGAAAATCGGATGGGCCCGAGGATACTACGCAGGGACCGCCGGGCACGTTTCGAGTGAGACAGTCGAGAACTACATCCAGCAACACAAGGAGGGCGATTCGTGACCGAACTCACGAAGACGCTCGAACTCAAACTTGTGGACCCGAACGCCCACAAGCGGAGGAAACTCCGAGAGACGCGAGAAGCGTACCAGCACGCCCTCCAAGACGCCTTCGACGCCCGATGTACCACGCAGACCGAAGCGAACGACGTGGTGGTCAACTACGACCTGAGTGGGTACGCGAAGAACGCGCTCAAGAAGTACGTCCCGCAACTCACGACGACCTATAACGCGGGCGAACTTCACGACGACCACCCTGTACGCTTCACCAACGAGGGGCTACGGCTCGACCACAAGCCCGAGAACGCTATCGAGTGGTACGTC
This window of the Haloplanus rubicundus genome carries:
- a CDS encoding CapA family protein; its protein translation is MTSLAGCSQRIRQTVSGTAGDEPAATGTVSTGGDTLSDASVTAYRNGSEIARATTDVDGTYDLSLGGFPAWVRFDHPEHSSVTRAIAPGSTRTITLASGEEAVSLAFGGDVMFGRRYYEPRDDPLRFYYRLQPGDRRDSHDRLLDSVSPLFRDADIASINLETPLTSSEWRHPSKAFVFTSHPVAAAAMADAGIDYAALANTHAFDALTPGLEETVESLDEAGIGHSGAGSDPSTAIAPAVLERDGVTVGFVSVTTTAGRQYDRDWAADETTATYTVNRDGQTLSVRDRAGVAEATPETIRAGVQAAIDRADVVVTQIHGGEEYQRTPTRELQNLTDTAIAAGSDLVVNHHPHVSGGLETRDGALVAWSMGNLFFDQNLWATYRSFVLQVTVTPDGIQSARAEPILIEGYVPRGVTGPLRNRLTWELAGLSDSSFTIADDTVAYRPDDERYPPEQLTLDGGIQRRARGWVTESDDSVQLGRERFITGSFDDHDVDSDAYEGTLWRYGRESRGSDQPIGQDGSGGIELVRVRANENRALLSPWNRLPVSNEDFTLSGTYRTNADGELRLLVSWYDDTAGSSFQSQETSLASTEREWTDFALDLERPDDATHIDVFLLLTPPDGVDILRVAFDTLSLVEWEPADVAGGRQFDAIRGSSGATVRAVPVNGEVRWQ
- a CDS encoding tyrosine-type recombinase/integrase, producing the protein MRYDTFPRSRSTINRRVQAAASAADLPGRVYPHCLRATAASYHAYKGVAPVPLQALMGWSDLATAQKYSRISGTATADALRRVHHG
- the tnpA gene encoding IS200/IS605 family transposase, with translation MKTTRHATYNLNYHIVWLPKYRQSVLVNEVASRVKTILHEIADDKGVEILDLTVQPDHVHLFVSSPPKNEPALLANWFKGISSRKYNHRYADHDGEKIGWARGYYAGTAGHVSSETVENYIQQHKEGDS
- a CDS encoding poly-gamma-glutamate biosynthesis protein PgsC/CapC, yielding MIVTVIVTAFGLLAVVGLTQVYGYRLGGTIAIPILAVYTLKSFVMLPIYVLSAAVAYLGLSLLKNNTLIYGRAELIYAILIGSLIPVTIFLTFGFLIRDIFQTVVFVGSILPGLAAYNYHQLDAETRRWDLLTAAVLFGCLFGLGWYLVSAEFAPTLATAAPVTLYSRTADVATWKGVAVNEPLSPVILPRLVTVLLFAIGMLLSERVRERYDIRIGVVSVALLAIFSLADRRLVYLYICLIVISYVAVQAIHYSSLLYGRVLVGIGAAFGIVAAVPLSIELGITRGLSAFFVGILAGVNAYNVHVAQPSSRRLFVPLQFGSFVSLLCLTRLTGAVLPRGFPRQFGITEAVIGLSIIAVCFGYAEWRTIRKPDEEAISDRSILNQPSTAHETATPLDETSREMDP